Genomic window (Atribacterota bacterium):
TCTGTTGCCTCTTTTAATTATATTTATTATATTTCAATTTGTAAAAATAAAATTACCCAGGGCTCAGTTTGTGATAGTTTTAAGAGGACTATTTCTTACTTTTGCAGGACTTGTTCTATTTTTGAGTGGGGTTGATTTGGGCTTTATTTACATGGGTGATTTGATAGGTAAGACACTTGGACAATTATCTTATAATTGGATTCTTATTCCCATTGGATTTGTATTGGGATTTGTAGTAACAATTGCTGAACCGGCAATCCAGGTATTAATTATTGAAGTTGAAAAGGTAACAGCAGGCTCAATTAATAGAAAAATTATCCTGTATTTTTTATCTTTTGGGGTCGCTGTGGCGGTAGCTTTATCTATGTTCAGGATGATGAATAATATATCTCTGTGGTATTTTATTTTACCGGGATATTTAATTGTGCTGATTTTTATGTGGTTTGTCAGTCCAGTTTTTGTATCGATTGCTTTTGATTCCGGAGGCGTAGTCACCGGTCCCATGATTGCTACATTTCTTTTATCATTATTTGTTGGGAGTTCTACTGTTATTTCAGGGAGTGACCCTCTCACAGATGCATTTGGAATGATAGCAATGGTTGCCATGGTGCCGATTCTATCAATCCTGATTTTAGGATTTTTATATAATAGAGCAGAAGCTAAAATGGAGAAAGAGATAAGAAATATTAAAGAGAAAGAAGAGAAAAAAACTGGAGTGATTTCTGATTTTGAATTAATTGTTGTTATTACAAACAAAGAGCATGTTAAGCACATAGTTGATGTTACTAAAAAAGCAGATGTGAAAAAAGAGGTTATAAACTTTGAAAATTACGTTGGCTTAAGTGAAGAGAGAAAAATGTCAGACATTCCCACTGAGCCGCAAAAGGAAATGATATTAGTCCTGGTTGAATCCGGTAAAAGTAAGAAGGTATTAAAGAAAATTCAAAAGGAAATGTATTTTAATAATATTGATAATAGTGTTGCATTTATTCTGGATTCAAAAAATATTGATGATATCTGTAATATGTATAATGCCATGAAAGAAAAAAGATAAAAGGGTGAAATAAATATTCATAGTTCCTTTTGTATAGGTTAATAAGATTTTAAGAAGAAAATTATAAGTACTATGGAGGACAAAATGGCAGAAATAAAAGCAAAATTTGATTTAATTGTGACCATTGTAAGCAAAGGTTTTGCTACAGATGTGGTAAATGCTTCCAGAAAGGCAGGAGCCGAAGGGGGTTCAATTATTCACGGACGTGGTACCGGTGTGCGTGAGGATGGAAAAATATTTGGTATTCCAATTGAGCCGGAGAAAGAAATAGTGTTAACTTTAATTGACCAAAAGAAAACAGATGAAACATTAAAAGCAATTGAAGAAGAATTATCCCTGGATGACCCGGGTAAAGGTATTGCCTTTGTACTGGATGTAAAAAAAGTAGTTGGAATATGTCATTTATGTGATTTAGAAAAGGATGATAAGAAAGAGAAAAAATAAATGAGTATACAGTCCGGAAAATTTTTTTTAATTATTTTTATAATAGTGCTCATTTCTCCTGTTCTAACCAGTTTTGCAATTTTTTTTGTTGATTCTTCTCCGGTTCTTCAATATGAAATTATTGAAAGCTATCCACATGATACTGCAGCTTTTACCCAGGGACTTATATTAAATGAAGATTTTTTATATGAGGGAACTGGACTATATGGAGAATCATCAATTCGCAAAGTCGAGCTGGAAACCGGGAAAGTTTTACAGCAATATAATCTTCCAGATAAATTTTTTGGAGAAGGTATAACGATTTTTGATAATAGAATTTACCAGCTTACCTGGAAAAAACAGACAGGTTTTATTTATGACCTTGAAACCTTTCGATTATTAGATGTATTTA
Coding sequences:
- a CDS encoding P-II family nitrogen regulator is translated as MAEIKAKFDLIVTIVSKGFATDVVNASRKAGAEGGSIIHGRGTGVREDGKIFGIPIEPEKEIVLTLIDQKKTDETLKAIEEELSLDDPGKGIAFVLDVKKVVGICHLCDLEKDDKKEKK